One window of Lathamus discolor isolate bLatDis1 chromosome 22, bLatDis1.hap1, whole genome shotgun sequence genomic DNA carries:
- the GOLGA7 gene encoding golgin subfamily A member 7, with the protein MRPQQAPVSGKVFIQRDYSGGTRCQFQSKFPAELENRIDRQQFEETVRTLNNLYAEAEKLGGQSYLEGCLACLTAYTIFLCMETHYEKVLKKIAKFIQEQNEKIYAPQGLLLTDPIERGLRVIEITIYEDRGMTSGR; encoded by the exons ATGAGGCCGCAGCAGGCGCCCGTGTCGGGCAAGGTGTTCATCCAGCGGGATTACAGCGGCGGGACCCGCTGCCAGTTCCAGAGCAAGTTCCCGGCCGAGCTGGAGAACAGG ATTGATAGGCAGCAGTTTGAAGAGACTGTCCGGACGCTGAACAACCTCTATGCAGAAGCTGAAAAACTTGGGGGCCAATCCTACCTTGAAGGGTGTCTCGCCTGCCTGACTGCCTACACCATCTTCTTGTGCATGGAAACGCACTACGAAAAG GTTCTAAAGAAAATTGCTAAGTTCATTCAGGAACAGAATGAGAAGATCTATGCTCCTCAGGGCCTCCTTCTGACAGACCCCATCGAAAGAGGACTAAGAGTT ATTGAAATTACCATTTATGAAGACAGAGGTATGACCAGCGGAAGATAA
- the GINS4 gene encoding DNA replication complex GINS protein SLD5, with protein sequence MAAVGAEGPEPEPEPDSDGGGEELELTPAQLIRSLEQAWLNEKFAPELLESKPEIIECVVEQLDHMEANLKRAKGGDLKVGVHRMEIERIRYVLSSYLRCRLVKIEKFFPHVLEKEKSRAEGEPSILSPEEFAFAKEYMANTETYLKNVGLKHMPPNLQKVSLLRSVPKPNLDSFVFLRVLERQENILVEPEFDEQRDYTIDLEEGSQHLIRYKVIAPLVASGAVQLI encoded by the exons ATGGCGGCTGTAGGCGCTGAGGggccggagccggagccggagccggacTCGGACGGCGGCGGCGAGGAGCTGGAGCTCACCCCGGCGCAGCTCATCCGCAGCCTGGAGCAG GCCTGGCTGAACGAGAAGTTCGCTCCGGAGCTGTTGGAGAGCAAACCGGAGATCATCGAGTGCGTTGTGGAGCAGCTGGACCATATG GAGGCAAACCTGAAACGGGCAAAGGGAGGGGACTTGAAGGTGGGCGTTCATCGGATGGAGATTGAACGGATCCGCTATGTGCTCAGCAGCTACTTGCGGTGTAGGCTGGTGAAG ATAGAGAAGTTCTTCCCCCATGTCTTGGAGAAGGAGAAGTCTCGAGCCGAAGGGGAGCCTTCCATTTTGTCACCAGAGGAATTTGCTTTTGCTAAAGA GTACATGGCAAACACAGAGACCTATCTGAAAAATGTGGGCCTAAAACACATGCCACCCAACCTGCAGAAGGTGTCTCTGCTAAGATCAG TTCCAAAGCCCAATCTGGACTCCTTCGTGTTCTTGCGGGTGCTGGAGCGGCAGGAGAACATCCTGGTCGAGCCGGAGTTTGATGAGCAGAG GGATTACACCATTGACCTGGAGGAGGGCTCCCAGCATCTCATCCGCTACAAGGTCATTGCCCCACTGGTGGCCTCAGGAGCGGTGCAGCTCATCTGA
- the LOC136003477 gene encoding protein phosphatase 1 regulatory subunit 3C-B-like has translation MPVDLAVRLCLGHSPPIRKLLNSYEELRSSRGRKPLRSCLNQKLSAEPEPERRENTRSNKGQKKKRVVFADTKGLSLTAVRFFSKIEEDLCDLQHALSDLACFRPWLRDSHPQVCRYVLDFPQPSADYLAFRSRLHSNLVCLENCLIQDRALSGTVKVRNIEYEKKVMVRITFDGWKSFRDISCQYIHSAYGSADTDIFSFELALPKPSVSRRAAEFCISFQCGQKTHWDNNHGRNYKICHAGVIRPPSRAVKSAGWEPLGAPGAAALVLSHLQSWRRAENPSPYW, from the coding sequence ATGCCCGTGGACCTGGCCGTGCGGCTCTGCCTGGGCCACTCGCCCCCCATCCGCAAGTTGCTGAACTCCTACGAGGAGCTGCGGAGCAGCCGCGGGCGAAAACCCCTCCGGTCCTGCCTCAACCAGAAGCTGAGCGCTGAACCTGAGCCTGAGCGGAGGGAGAACACCAGGAGCAACAAGGGCCAGAAGAAGAAGAGGGTCGTGTTTGCTGACACAAAGGGGCTCTCGCTGACGGCCGTCCGCTTCTTCTCGAAGATCGAGGAGGACCTGTGTGACCTGCAGCATGCCCTGTCTGACCTCGCCTGCTTCCGACCTTGGCTGCGGGACTCGCACCCACAAGTGTGCAGGTACGTGCTGGACTTCCCACAGCCCTCTGCAGACTACCTGGCCTTCCGCAGCCGCCTGCACAGCAACCTTGTCTGCCTGGAGAACTGCCTGATTCAGGACCGTGCCCTGTCCGGGACAGTGAAGGTCAGAAACATTGAGTATGAGAAGAAGGTCATGGTCCGCATCACGTTCGATGGCTGGAAGAGCTTCCGTGACATCTCCTGCCAGTACATACATAGTGCGTATGGCTCAGCCGACACAGACATCTTCTCCTTTGAGCTTGCGCTGCCCAAGCCGTCTGTCTCCCGTAGggctgcagagttctgcatctCCTTCCAGTGTGGACAGAAGACGCACTGGGACAACAACCACGGGAGGAACTACAAGATCTGCCACGCGGGGGTGATCCGCCCGCCTTCCCGTGCTGTCAAGAGTGCGGGCTGGGAGCCCCTGGGTGCCCCTGGGGCGGCTGCCCTGGTCCTGTCCCACCTGCAGAGCTGGCGGCGTGCGGAGAACCCTTCTCCCTACTGGTAG